In Labeo rohita strain BAU-BD-2019 unplaced genomic scaffold, IGBB_LRoh.1.0 scaffold_100, whole genome shotgun sequence, a single genomic region encodes these proteins:
- the LOC127157182 gene encoding interferon-induced protein 44-like: MGLEAGESHGAHQEDIAKCLEGLLKEGHNFNPVISSKKEDCRSKTSTEDLTYCLVYVIAADKVSMMEKSVIQKMRYIRQKASDLEIPQAIIMTKVDEICPLVRKDLRKIYTSKKIKEKMQQCSNSVGVPMSHIFPVKNYHEEIDTNDDMDVLILRALTQIVQIADDLLKRRKYDLEKGKTASYSVEKS, from the exons ATGGGCTTAGAAGCCGGAGAATCACATGGTGCACATCAAGAAGACATCGCCAAATGCCTTGAGGGTCTCCTTAAGGAAGGACACAAT tttaatcCAGTTATTTCTTCTAAAAAAGAGGACTGCAGAAGTAAAACAAGCACTGAGGATCTGACATACTGTCTGGTCTACGTCATAGCAGCCGACAAGGTGTCAATGATGGAGAAATCAGTCATTCAAAAGATGAGATATATTAGACAGAAGGCCAGTGATCTGG AAATTCCTCAGGCAATCATCATGACGAAGGTGGATGAAATATGCCCACTAGTCAGAAAAGATCTAAGAAAAATCTACACTAGCAAGAAGATAAAAGAGAAG ATGCAGCAGTGCTCTAATTCGGTTGGTGTCCCTATGAGCCACATCTTCCCTGTGAAAAACTACCATGAGGAAATCGATACAAATGATGACATGGATGTACTGATCCTGAGGGCTCTCACACAGATTGTGCAAATAGCAGATGATCTActaaagagaagaaaatatgaTTTGGAAAAAGGAAAAACTGCATCTTATTCAGTAGAGAAATCATAG